A single genomic interval of Hyalangium ruber harbors:
- a CDS encoding metallophosphoesterase family protein has protein sequence MTPRLLRLPASGRLLVATDIQGNLRDFLRMLELFEASPERSVLVFTGDLVHGPDEHTEQDWPDFLGTPYRDESPEVVRAFLEAEARYPGRVYCLMGNHEHAHVGGPRTAKFHDDEAQVLEERMGPGPTGAMRTLFARMPLVAVAPNGVVLLHAAPAAHLERIEDLENVQLDGYTQSGIDDFFHASVLGPILWSRMARPEQARAFLSVFGGRIAIYGHDVVREGYERVGAEQLCVSTSFALFDQDKTYVELDLARVYPDVQSLREGVELKKLYT, from the coding sequence GTGACTCCCCGCCTCCTCCGGCTCCCGGCCTCTGGCCGGCTCCTGGTTGCCACCGACATTCAGGGCAACCTGCGCGACTTCCTGCGCATGCTGGAGCTCTTCGAGGCGTCGCCGGAGCGCAGTGTGCTCGTCTTCACCGGGGATCTGGTGCATGGGCCGGACGAGCACACCGAGCAGGACTGGCCGGACTTCCTGGGCACGCCCTACCGCGACGAGTCTCCCGAGGTGGTGCGGGCCTTCCTCGAGGCGGAGGCGCGCTACCCCGGACGGGTCTACTGCCTGATGGGCAACCATGAGCACGCGCACGTGGGGGGCCCTCGCACCGCCAAGTTCCACGACGACGAGGCCCAGGTCCTGGAGGAGCGGATGGGGCCCGGGCCCACGGGGGCCATGCGCACGCTGTTTGCCCGGATGCCGCTGGTGGCGGTGGCCCCCAACGGCGTGGTGCTGCTGCACGCCGCTCCGGCCGCCCACCTCGAGCGCATCGAGGATCTGGAGAACGTGCAGCTCGATGGCTACACCCAGTCGGGCATCGACGACTTCTTCCACGCCTCCGTGCTGGGGCCCATCCTGTGGAGCCGCATGGCGCGGCCAGAGCAGGCCCGCGCCTTCCTCTCCGTGTTTGGCGGTCGCATCGCCATCTACGGACACGACGTGGTGCGCGAGGGCTATGAGCGCGTCGGCGCCGAGCAGCTGTGCGTCTCCACCAGCTTCGCGCTCTTCGATCAGGACAAGACGTACGTGGAGCTGGACCTCGCCCGGGTGTATCCGGACGTCCAGTCCCTGCGCGAGGGTGTCGAGCTGAAGAAGCTCTACACCTGA
- a CDS encoding DUF4388 domain-containing protein — protein MEHFKGSLSHYAMEVVVPVLLSRRAEGTLRVERGPVVRYFFFRGGFLVGEGSNTPSEHLGQVLVDLGILDAPRAALAFEAAEVAKVPYGAFLVHQQFVELPRMVEALEYKAREAFFDCYNWDSGEVEFTLQLPSLEQAVALKMPLSGLHRDALARRREWKVFRDVFPGVDATFRVFREHAGGRFSEEESVLMKRADAGATLAELLASGKEPRIFVARRLMHLYRRGALSPQRTRGPTVGEATQVADLMEAARRFMQEGRYDHALAVTEQVLERGPLPEAHALYRAAEVALTLAVCDELFSLDGRLLFEPLPRPLPVSLTADDLYLYSKLRGSASIRQALRTAAMGEAAASRSVHRLLATGLIRIAPSLGELEPQRKTDPYGFIPSGSAEAPAWRRQV, from the coding sequence ATGGAGCATTTCAAGGGCAGCCTCAGCCACTACGCCATGGAGGTGGTGGTCCCCGTGCTGCTCTCGCGTCGCGCGGAGGGCACGCTGCGCGTGGAGCGCGGCCCGGTGGTTCGCTACTTCTTCTTCCGAGGCGGCTTCCTGGTGGGCGAGGGCTCCAATACGCCCAGCGAGCACCTGGGGCAGGTGCTGGTGGACCTGGGCATCCTGGACGCGCCCCGGGCGGCGCTGGCCTTCGAGGCGGCGGAGGTGGCGAAGGTGCCCTACGGGGCCTTCCTGGTACACCAGCAGTTCGTGGAGCTGCCGCGCATGGTGGAGGCGCTGGAGTACAAGGCGCGCGAGGCCTTCTTCGACTGTTACAACTGGGACTCGGGCGAGGTGGAGTTCACCCTGCAGCTGCCCTCGCTGGAGCAGGCGGTGGCGCTGAAGATGCCGCTGTCGGGGCTGCACCGGGACGCGCTGGCGCGGCGGCGCGAGTGGAAGGTGTTCCGAGATGTCTTCCCGGGCGTGGACGCCACGTTCCGGGTCTTCCGCGAGCACGCGGGCGGGCGCTTCTCCGAGGAGGAGTCGGTGCTGATGAAGCGCGCCGACGCGGGCGCCACGCTGGCGGAGCTGCTGGCCTCGGGCAAGGAGCCCCGGATCTTCGTGGCGCGGCGGCTGATGCACCTGTACCGGCGCGGAGCGCTCTCGCCGCAGCGGACCCGGGGACCCACGGTGGGCGAGGCCACCCAGGTGGCGGATCTGATGGAGGCGGCCCGGCGCTTCATGCAGGAGGGCCGGTACGACCACGCGCTGGCGGTGACGGAGCAGGTGCTGGAGCGCGGCCCGCTGCCGGAGGCGCACGCGCTGTACCGCGCGGCGGAGGTGGCGCTGACGCTGGCCGTCTGTGACGAGCTGTTCTCGCTGGATGGGCGGCTGCTCTTCGAGCCCCTGCCCCGCCCGCTGCCGGTGTCGCTCACGGCGGATGACCTGTACCTGTATTCGAAGCTGCGGGGCAGCGCGAGCATCCGCCAGGCGCTGCGCACCGCGGCCATGGGGGAGGCGGCCGCGTCGCGCTCGGTACACCGGCTGCTGGCCACGGGGTTGATCCGCATCGCCCCGTCCCTGGGCGAGCTCGAGCCGCAGCGCAAGACGGACCCGTACGGCTTCATCCCCTCGGGGAGCGCAGAGGCGCCGGCCTGGCGCCGTCAGGTGTAG